A region of Plantactinospora sp. BC1 DNA encodes the following proteins:
- a CDS encoding response regulator transcription factor, with translation MLTEREMQVLVGMADGKSNAEIGRELFVSEDTVKTHARRLFRKLGARDRAHAVAAGFRAGLVA, from the coding sequence GTGCTGACCGAGCGCGAGATGCAGGTGCTGGTCGGGATGGCGGACGGGAAGAGCAACGCGGAGATCGGCCGGGAACTCTTCGTCTCCGAGGACACCGTGAAGACCCACGCCCGGCGCCTGTTCCGCAAGCTCGGAGCCCGGGACCGGGCGCACGCGGTGGCGGCCGGGTTCCGGGCCGGCCTGGTGGCCTGA